TTGTACCACTTCTTGAACCGCTTTTTTTCCTTCTTCTGTTTGCAACACATCCACGACCATTTGCTTCGTCGCTTCATAATCCTGTTGCCCTTGATCATCTGTTACCGTGCAAGCCGAGGCGAAAAGAGAAGATAATAGTATAAAGAAAATCATGGCAGAATAACATCGCATATTGATCCCTCCTTTATGGTCATCATTACTGTTAATATGGGAAAAGCATTTGATTTTTATGCAGGTGGATTGTCCCTCTCATTAGAGAGTCTGGAAATATGTTTTAAGCCGCTTTTATCTAGCCACTCCTATAACGTAGGCGTTTGCAGTATGGATAATAACGGAAATTATCTTAGGGAATGTCACGGCCGAAAAGGTTTGACTGACGATGCTGAAAGCGAGAGGAAGCGTGTTGAAAAAGCTGGGTATTACGTCCAAACTTTGATACAATATAGGGTGTGATTGGAGGAGAACGGACGTGAATTCAAGAAAAGTTGTATTTTTATTTAACTCAACCTTTATTATGGGGACTTCCGCAGGGTTTATAATTGGGTTCTTCCTTGATTGGCAAACCCATATAAGTGATATCGCTAACTTAAGTTTTGGCGGTGTTGTCATGGTTGCTATTACAGCTGCTATTTGGACCGTGATAGCACAGATGGGCTTTTTTGCTTATTTAACCATTCATCGGTTTGGGTTAGGTATCTTCAAATCAGTTAGCCTTTGGAATAAAGTTCAAATTGTTCTCATTGTTTTTGCCTTATTTGACTTAATGTTTTTCAGACACTACTTTTTTGCTGCTGACGGGGAGTCCATGCGTGGGTATGCGATAATGCCACTAATGCTTTTGGCTTACGGTCTTATTGTGGCCTATGTAAAAAGAAAAGAAACAGAGCGGACAGCATTTGTCCCGACGGTCTTTTTTATTGTCGTCGTGACGATGATTGAGTGGATTCCAGCGCTTAGAGAAAATGACATGACCTTCATGATAAATGCCATTGTGCCGTTACTTGTGGCTAACACATGGCAAATCCTTGTACTCCACCGTTTGCATCGCCAGCCAAACGGAAAGCAGCCGAGTGTGGAAGATATGAAAAGTGAACGTATAACAAATAGCCGCCATCCTAAATAGGAGGCGGACTTTTGTTTATGAAGGAACGAGTAAGATGTGTGGCTTAATCAATTTCTTTAGCATCCACTGAAGCACCTGATAATAAATGAGAGATAGAGACAAATGAGAATCCTTCTTTTTTAAGTTTTTCGAGTACGATGGGTAGTGCCTCTACTGTTTGTTTAGCGGAGTCAGAGGCATGGAAAAGGATAATATCCCCATTTTCTACGTTTGTCGTGGCATTGGCTACGATCGTATCCACACCCGGGTTTTCCCAATCGTGTGTATGAATGCTCCAATGAATGACATCATAATTAAGGCCCTCGGCTACTTCTAAGATCCTGTCATCGAAGCTTCCGTTTGGTGGACGTAGATACTTAGGTTGTTCCTCTGTTAATTCTGATATGGCATTATGGGCTCTTTGAATATCTTTTTTGACATCTTCTTTTTCCCATAATGTATAGTGCTCGTGACGATAGCCGTGACTGCCAATTTCATAACCGGCTTCATCAATTTTTTCTAGAAGGTCTGGATGCCTCTCAGCCCAAGCACCGGAGACAAAAAAAGTGGCCTCTTCAACTTTTTCCTCTTTTAAAACAGCTAAAATCGGTTCTAATTGTTCTTCTCCCCAGCTAATATCAAACGTCAGTGCCAAATCTGGTCGTTCTGCTTCTACTCGATGTATGGCTACAGGTTTATCTCCTGTAGAAAATACAGGTAAAAGAGGTGATTCAACGTATAAGATTCCTGCCGTAAAAAAGGCTGCAATACTTATAATCATAAATCGCTTTAATGTTTTAGCGCGCCATATCCAAATGAAATTCATGCGTTTTGTGCCCCCTTGTCCGTCTTTATCACATATGTATTCGCAGGACAGGCAATTATGAATAAAAATGGTGAAACAAGAAAATAATTTTTAAGACAACGAAAGGGGGCCTGTTCGTGATTGGATTTATGTTGAAGGAACAAGAGGCAGAAGAATTTGAGTATATGTTAAAAAGGGAACTAGAAGAGCTATTGCTAGATCTCATGGATGAGCGGCTTGACGGGCAAATTCGCCAAGCGATGGAAGCGAGATATACGATTATATATAAGCTTTATAAAAGGCTGGCGCCACCTAAGGAAGTCCTTAAGTACATGCGCCATCCAAGTACCTGAAGTAAGATTTCTTTAAAAGTTATCTTATTGGATATTTTTTTGGACAACTACTTGAAATGGTCGAAAAAAAATAGTATGATATCTACTGTCTCACAAAGTTATACTTTGTGGAGACGGAGTTTAGTGACAATCGCGGAGAGGTCACACCCGTTCCCATGCCGAACACGGTAGTTAAGCTCTCCAGCGCCGATGATAGTTGGGGGCTCTCCCCCTGTGAAAGTAGGACGTCGCTA
The genomic region above belongs to Bacillus sp. A301a_S52 and contains:
- the pdaB gene encoding polysaccharide deacetylase family sporulation protein PdaB, producing MNFIWIWRAKTLKRFMIISIAAFFTAGILYVESPLLPVFSTGDKPVAIHRVEAERPDLALTFDISWGEEQLEPILAVLKEEKVEEATFFVSGAWAERHPDLLEKIDEAGYEIGSHGYRHEHYTLWEKEDVKKDIQRAHNAISELTEEQPKYLRPPNGSFDDRILEVAEGLNYDVIHWSIHTHDWENPGVDTIVANATTNVENGDIILFHASDSAKQTVEALPIVLEKLKKEGFSFVSISHLLSGASVDAKEID
- a CDS encoding KinB-signaling pathway activation protein, whose protein sequence is MNSRKVVFLFNSTFIMGTSAGFIIGFFLDWQTHISDIANLSFGGVVMVAITAAIWTVIAQMGFFAYLTIHRFGLGIFKSVSLWNKVQIVLIVFALFDLMFFRHYFFAADGESMRGYAIMPLMLLAYGLIVAYVKRKETERTAFVPTVFFIVVVTMIEWIPALRENDMTFMINAIVPLLVANTWQILVLHRLHRQPNGKQPSVEDMKSERITNSRHPK